The genomic window GCTCTTCCTCGGTTATGAACTTTGCTCGTTCGGGGTAGTCGGCCATGAACTTGAAAGAAGCCAGGGCTGGTAAAAGCAATCTGGTCAGAGATAGGATGGTCATGCTTGAAGGGTATGTTAACGTACCAACCAGAACTGTGAGAAGTCCCTCTAGGATGAAGATCCACTGCCAGCCAGAGAGCCCTGCGACACCACGCATCTCCATGATGCCGCGAGCTAGCAGACCGCCAAACGCACCTGCAGCTGTGGCtgcagagaagaagattgccaTGCGGAAGCCGCATTCGTGGCGTCGATACCACATTGTGATGCTGTATAAAGTAAGCCAACAACGTCACAATCATGACTGTCCGAGGCACCAACTAGTAGGCAATTCCAGGAAACAAGCCACCTTCAGTCAGACCGAGGAAGCTTCGTGCAACGAGCAGACCCGGGTAGCTCTGAACAATTCCCATCAGGGTGCAGCAAATGCCCCACGCAACCATCATCGAGGGGATCCAGATCCATGGCCTGAACctcttcatggccatgttggaTGGGATCTCGGCCACAACGTagaaagggaagaagacggccagGGCATTGTTGTACATGAGGCCCGACATGCCAAGGTCGGCCTCGAGCGTGTCGAGTCGAGCGTTGCCAATGTTGGTGCGGTCGAGGAAGGACAGGAGATAGAGCAGAGCCACAAAAGGTATGATGACCCAGTCAATCTTGCGGATCAACTTCTTTGTGTCTGCCTCGCTCCAGCCCGCATTCTCAACTGAGCCGGCCTTGTCGGAAAGGTTCACATTGTCGGGGCGTTCAGCAATCTGGACGCTTGCTGCGGCGCTGCCTGGCGATTTGTCTTTCATGGCGAAGTGCGAGTCAAGGGGTTAAAATAGAAGTGGATGTAGAAGATATCGAGACAATGGCCCTGAGGAGTGATGGATATGCGAGGATTGCCGTCAGGGCATACATATTTATAGCCAGGCCCGGCCAAGATGTCTTGGTCCATGACATGATACCATGAGACGGTCAAAGTACATCCAAGGGCCGCCCCATAGCCTCGGATCGACATCTATCCTCGGATCTACTGATCGACTTGACATGGGCCGATGGTTTCTGGGGTAAACACTGGCGGGGAGGGGGAGCTAGCCTGGGTCTACACGAGTCGGCGCCAAGGCGTCAATCCATTGCGACATGATTGCTTGGCTCTGAGGGGCTGAGTACAAGTCACTTGGCGGCGAGTCCATGGAGGCGACAAGTTTATTAGACATGCTCTGGAGACACTTTATTGCACTGGTACCTATGTTATACCTACTGAGCAAGCACACTTGATCCCAAGATCAAAATCTTGATCATCACGAACTCCCCACGGGGAGAATTATGCACTAGGGTCaaattaaacttatttaGACTACATTAGCCTTCCTCGCCCGCCATGTTCCATGTTgtttcttggcttggccaagctcCGCCTCCCCTCAGTTGTGGCGGACCAGCAGCCGGACCGCGGCCGGACCGAGAATCTGGGCCATAGCCGAGCGGGAAGAAGATGTGGGGGTAGATCTTTGCAGATGATCTCTCtgacaagaagatcatccCTGTTTCACGTTACCTTATCTGCCTCCTTGATTCCCCTGCCTCCTGCTTGGTCCTTGATGGGCCCCCAGAGACCAGTTCTAGACGTGGAGACCCCGCAAGTAGCTGCTTGACCTGCCCGTCTAGGTTGTCTTTCCCCGCGCACCTTCGGCCCGTGCCCGGCCTCTTGCAGCCAATACGACAATGCTTGGCGTAGGACAAGAGCTGCCTTCTGTCAATCAGAGGTCCTGTTCTCTGTTTCTCAGTTCCTGGCCCCAAAAGATCCCTCGACTCTCCCAGAGCAACCAACATGTTCAGTGCCGTGGCCTCAAAAGGGGTTGACATGTCGGCATGTTCAGTCCTTGTATACAACCACTGGCAACAGAATAGGAACAGGATTGAGAAATATGTTTGATGAAATAAGCCTGAGCAATCTCATGGTGGTAGAGAGACACCCACTTTACACCACCCTTCGCGCCTTTGAGTAgctcgccctccttctcagtAGGCACATCGACCTTGGGTATGCCTGAGGTAGCCGACCACCTTCGAGACTCGCCGTCGGAATGCACTCACCGCAGCCGTTTTGTTCAAACCGCTTGCACAGGGGATTATGGGCGAGATAGTTTCGGCCCTTGCCTCCATAAAAAAGTActgggggggggggggggggggggggggctgATGTCCTTTTCTGTGAAGACGGCCTTGAACTGTGCCTACAGCtcaatgtgttctttattatagttgaaccccggcccttgatgggttaactgagccagaagatcgttACTACGGCGACTTGCTCTGTACAAATGGATTGTTTGCAAGGTAAGCTTCTGCGTATGCGTTCAACCATATTTTGGGATCATTATCGACGCCGTCAGCCAGTTCGGACAGGAGTGCCTCCAACCCGCTTAGATCACTGCTGACTGGGGACACGTTTGCGCCTGCATGCTCATCACGCTCTTTTGGATTCATTTGATAGAGCATAGATTGGCAGAGATATCTCTGGGCGTCTTACTTGATCTTGTCCGAAGGAGCTGGAAGATTTGTCACAAGATTGGTCGCACCCGTGATAAGACGTGCTGCCTCGGGGCCTTGAGTGATCGACGCCGGTTGTCCTGGGTTCGTCGGCGTGGATACGCTTATATTACCTTGGCCGTGGCCGCTGTTCAAGGTTTTGCCTGTCCTAGGGTTCCTTGCACCATGCTTGATGCCTTCGGCTATGGAGCTTCTAGAAGGTAGGTAACGAGACGTAATATTCCTGGCTCTTCCTATAGATTCCACTCCCCTTATGTACCTTTACTCCCTCTGTCCACTTACCCAACCGATCCGGAGCCCCGGTACTTCTAGCTAGCCGCATCCTCCACATTGAGCGACTCGCACACGACAGTTCCCGACCGAACTCGGTTACATAATATCTAGTTAGGCTTACATGCGGCGAGTATACATTATTCAAAAATGTCCAGTTTCATCCCTGGAGATAACGTAACTCGGGGTTGGTCAGCTTGATGCCCAACTGGTTTCCTGTAGGCTGTGCAGGACAGCATTCCTTGTTGGTTTTCCCTCGCGGCTGGGCCAATCGCGACCTACGAAAGGCGCTGACATTAATCATACCCTCAAATCAGAAGGACCCGGCCAGCTGAAAAGCAGGCTCGCGCTTACCTTTGCACGTCAATTATTCTTACTGGTAGGAGTCTTGTCTTGGGGGGCTGGGGGTTGCTTAATACTGGACGCCATTATCTCGGTAACTCCATTTCCTGCCTCAAAACCAGGATTCCTATTGGCATCGCTCTACACCTTGAGCCTATCAGCTTCCCTTAAAGGTCTCGGCGCATCACGGGCAAAGCAAAGTGCAAAGACTTACAGGTGAGACGTGGCAGCCTGATCGCTGGAAGACATGCCTCGAGAACAAAAACTTGTAACGACCCTTCCCTCCCCTTCTCGCCCTACTTTCACCCAACATCACCAATCCCTTATTCGTCCTCACTTCAAGTGCTGATGGTCCACCGTATTATGACGACCACGGGCGTTCGCCTCCTGCTGTTGGCAGTCCTGGCGACTACCGTTGCCGCCGCAGATGATGCCGAATTCGCCTTCAATCTCCTCACAGACGTTGCACCGTAAGTCTGCCTAGGTACCATCAACTCGGCGGGGCACTCGGCTGACCAACACAATCACCAGAATCCTTGCGCTTTTTGGAGACGCCTTTGCAAAACAGTTTATGAGCGAGAGCCTGACATGGGTTGATCACCTCATCTTTGCAGTGGTGCCCTTGGGCATCATTACGGCCATTACGGCCGCCATCCGGGTCCAGGGCATGCAGGTTGCCAAGGCCTTCGTTGGACGCGCGAGGGAGAACCGAGCCCTTGCGGAAATCGAGCTGATGTCCTCCACGTCCGGCGAGGTCTGCGAACTGTTCAATGGCAATTCAATCGTCCGGGCTATGGGTAAGCCCAGAATTGAGCAATTCCTCATCTTCCCGAATGAGTATGACGCGCTCGAGGAGAAGTACAAACAATCCGATGACGCCGGCGAAGAGCCCGAGGACAAGTCGTGTGGCATCCATTCTCTTCGGACTGCTGCTTCGAGAGAGCCAGGGGAATCTAAACTGATGGTGTGCAAACGTACGTCAAAGCCGCACTTTGTTGGCCATGTTCGCTAATAACTATGCCCGTGAAGCCTACTCCAGTGATAGTGTGACCGTGATTCAAGAATGCTCCGAGTCGGCTTTGGCATTTTTCCGCCGCCTGTGTTGGCATCCCCTTCGCACGATAACCGAACTATTTAGATCTGCGTCTCCGACACCGCCAGGGGATGAAAAGGGTGCAGAGACTACCTCCACTGAATCCGgtcaccctcctctccctcctggAGCAGAACCGGCCCTCAGAGGTCCACCGAATCTCCAGTTAAACCTTTCATCCGACCACTTCGATCAAAATACGCTGAAGAAGCGGCACGAGCTCATTCTGGCAGCTGTTGTCGCGGTCCTTCTGCAAACCGGCTTGATTGTCATCGCGGCTGCTACAGCCTATCACCTGAACCCTGGATCTTCTAGCTTCTTCGAGATCAAAGTTTACGGTTTTCCTTGCTATGCTGCTGGCTCTCTTTTGCTCTCGATTGGCACGGGACTTTGTTCATTTATCGTCGAACATAGCACTATTGAACACTCCTGGGAGGCAGTGAACAGCTCTGGAGAGAAAATGAACGGAGAGAAAGCGAAGCCACAGAAGAATGCCCCTCGACTCGTATGGATCCAACGGTATCAGACAGTAAATGACCAATCTTTCAAAGGTTACATCATACTGGCTGGCCCGAAGCGTCGGGTCATTACCTCGAGGCGGGATGATGACATTGAGAAGCATCATCGCAGCGACGATTCGGCCTCTGGAGGCCCACACTCAAGTAGGGGTGGGAAAAATGAAGTATGTCTCCTCTAGTCTCATCACTTTGCAATCGATAGAATGCTGTGTCTAACACTCTCAGGGGTTTTGGCAGTGGCTTACTGTTGGCGCCGCTCTTTCGGCAGGCCTTGGGTTTATAGCTCAGTTCATGGGCCTCCGTGGCCTTGCTTTCCCATGCTCTATTGCTCAACTcggcgccatcttcatcatggccctcATTCGAGCTAGCATCCGGAGACGCCTAGGAAGGGTCCCGGCACATTGTCCCGCGCTTGAAGGGTATGAGCTCGACTTCTTGGCGACACAACTCGTTTTCTATCCAAAGGTCCGAACCTCCGATCAATGTGgaaagggagaggagaacTATGGGGGAGACAAATTACCGAGCGACTTCTGCAGATGGAAAATCAAGACTGCAGATCCAAAGCAACGGAATGCCTTTTTTGCTCAACCAACGCTTACCAGTCGATCGGACCCGAAGGATGGAACGACCATATCTGAGCCAGCACAACAACATTCCAGTATCACATCCCAAAAGAGCAGAACTGGCCCGGATTTCAAAGCATCATCGAGCCAACAACTCATCCGTGTGCGGGAGAGACTAGGTGACTTATGCCACTTCACATCCAAGTCCACAGAGAGCGCTCTATCTTTAGCACAGTCCATCGAGCTTTTCATGAACAGCTTCTCGCCGCTCTCTACGGGAGAGGATGAAAGCGAAGAGCCACTCTCACACGTGGACTGGCTGATTGAAGCCACTACACTAACATCCACCGGCGTGTCTGAAGATCcagacaaggtcaagattcCAGTGGTACGAAGGAACTCGGATGGCAAGTGGGAAGTGGATGTTGCCAAGATCGATGCAGCAATCTCTCTCTGGATGGCCagcatcgaggccaagaaggccaaagATGCAAAGAACGCGCAACAGCGCAGGGATGCTCGACAGGGTTTGGGAAATGGCAGATCAGCTACGGACGTGGCGCGGCATTCCGGTGATACATTGCCTGAGTGGAGGCGCAccaaggttggagatgactTGAGACGCAGCTTTGGCCGCATCATCGGGGACAACTTGAATGATGAGGTGCTCAAGCGGGATATCTCTTGGTGGGTCGACAGCATTATCGCTGAGCAGAGTGATCCTGCGGTGGAAGACGAAAACAACAGCATCGACGAAGGGAATGAAAATAGCAGTGATGCCGAGGGCAATGGACGACTTTGGAGCAGAGCAAGGGGCAGTGGTGTTGATCTTGTGATTGGATTCAACGGCAACAAACCGCACACTGGTAAGCACACCATACCTAGAACCCACCTATGCATGTTAACTAAACTGACCCGAAAATACGCAGATCCCGCCCGGGAGCTTGGTATTACCTCGAATGGCTACCTCCACACCAATTTGGCGCAGCATTTTTTCACCAGTTTCATGTGGACTGTGGTTGAATTCCTGCCGAAGAACTGTCTCAACCCTGGCATTGATGAAATCCAACAAGAGGTAGAGATAGAAGGTCCCAAGGTGTTCGAATCATACGATTTCACCCAGACCTGGCTCCGACCCAAGCTTCGCCACCGTCGACTCACCAAAGTCGTCCGAGAAATGGAATCCTACGGTCTAGGAAGCACCACCGACATGCTTCTCTGCATGATACCAGCGCTCAGTTCCAGGAGCCTTTTGCCCAATCAGGCAATATTCAAGCTCATGCCACGTGTTGGTTCTGGCCGGGGATGGGTAGAAATAGCCAACTGCcacaagaagctccttgaaACGATCAAGACAGACGAGGTAAGCGAGGAAGACCAATTCAGCGTTGCCATTGTTGTGGCCTCAATGGACTTCCTTTCTTTCGCTTATGAGCCGTACGATGAACAGACGAAACCTCCACCGGATCTGGACAATGAGCTCAAGACCATTGTGGAGAAACTTCTCTCGCCCAAGTTCATCACCGTCTTGGAAAAGCTTGCGCCTGTTTACCGCCGTCAGTGCCGCCACAGATTACTCTACAACGTTCTTCAATATCCAGCGGGCCCGGTTCGTGGCCTAGATGAAGATTTTGCGAAGAACATTCTGGGGTTTGCGCAGAGCCATCTTAGAACGTTCTTTCGAACAGATGAGTTGATGCTCGTGAGTGGCACGAAGCAACTACCCCTACGAGTAGCCCTGGCTCACAAACCAACAGAATCGACGTGCCACGGCAAGAGAATTCAGGACATATGGTTAGTTATGACACCTTGCTTGCTTCCGTTTATCGGCATTCGATTCCACTAACCTAGTCTATTATGAAACTAGAAAAGCACGACATCTTTGGATGGACTCCGTACCACTATCAAGTTGTTGATGACATTGATCGGGCTGATTTTGAACTCTTTCTTGAGGATTCTAAAGGACGAGCTGAGCGGTTGCCCAGCATGCTTGACAATTTAGGACGGAGCCCGATCCAAATCGCTGTCTTGGTAGGAAGGCGCGACATCTTTGAGGCCATATTCCGCCATCTGAGCAAAGAGGGTTGCAAGAAGGCCGTTCAAGCAAGTGGCACCGATGACATGACGCTTCTTCACTTGATTGCAAAAAGCGGGAGCCTCGATTGTCTTGATTCGATATCCCCACCTGAAACAAAGGCCCTTCTCTCGAAGAAAGACATTTGGGGTCGCCAAGCACTTCACATCGCTTCCAAGCTAGGGCATGGAGAGATTATTTCTGAGCTCTTGGAAATGGGATCGCGTTCTGATGAACTCGACGATGCTGGGAGATGCCCTGTCTACTATTTTGTACAAAGGTGGAAAGAGAAGGGTCCGGAAAGCACCGTTCAAGAGCAGCACAGCAACAATCCAGAGGCCAATGATTCTCCCGGCAATGAGTTCTCCAAGAATCTAAGCAAGGAAAGTTTCGAATTGTTTCTGAAATTTGCTATGGAGCCTCACTGTCGATACAGCAACGGAAAAACCTTCCTTCACTTCGCAGTCGAGGTCGCAGGCGACGACAACATTCGCACATTGGTATGTGAGAAAGGGTTCGACGTCGAGGCCCGGGACAATGACGGACGAACGCCTTTGCATTGCGCGATTCTCAGCGGCCGTCCCAGCGTGGTTAGCACCCTCATCAAAGACTTCCGAGCGAAGCCATCCGCGAAGGACTCTCGCAACACTACAGCGCTCATGTTCGCTGTCCAGAAAAACTACATCGATGTCGCCCGAGCAATATTAGATGTGTCCGATCCCAGTTCTGTCAATGAGGTTGACGATGACAAGAAGGCTGCGATTCATTATGTCCGTAGCCGAGAAATGGCCGACTTTTTGATCACGAACAAATGCAACTTGCTGGCAACAGATTCTCGTGGCAGGAGTGCACTGCACACGGCCATTGAGCGAAAAGACAATGTCGCACTATATCTTTTAGGACTCGAAGATCCACGCCAGGTGCAAACAGAACCATTCGACGACAACAAAGAATCACTACTCGTCACGGCATGCAGATGTGGTTTTTCTGAAATCGTTCCAGGAATCCTTGGGCTGTGGCCtaacatcatcaacaatgaagacgagaaggagggtcTGCCACCTATCTCATGGGCTTGTGTGGGTGGGCATAGCGACGTTGTCGCAAAGCTGCTACAACACGAAGGCAGTGAGCGGGTTAATGTGAACAAGACGGC from Fusarium keratoplasticum isolate Fu6.1 chromosome 10, whole genome shotgun sequence includes these protein-coding regions:
- a CDS encoding Protein SSH4: MTTTGVRLLLLAVLATTVAAADDAEFAFNLLTDVAPILALFGDAFAKQFMSESLTWVDHLIFAVVPLGIITAITAAIRVQGMQVAKAFVGRARENRALAEIELMSSTSGEVCELFNGNSIVRAMGKPRIEQFLIFPNEYDALEEKYKQSDDAGEEPEDKSCGIHSLRTAASREPGESKLMVCKPYSSDSVTVIQECSESALAFFRRLCWHPLRTITELFRSASPTPPGDEKGAETTSTESGHPPLPPGAEPALRGPPNLQLNLSSDHFDQNTLKKRHELILAAVVAVLLQTGLIVIAAATAYHLNPGSSSFFEIKVYGFPCYAAGSLLLSIGTGLCSFIVEHSTIEHSWEAVNSSGEKMNGEKAKPQKNAPRLVWIQRYQTVNDQSFKGYIILAGPKRRVITSRRDDDIEKHHRSDDSASGGPHSSRGGKNEGFWQWLTVGAALSAGLGFIAQFMGLRGLAFPCSIAQLGAIFIMALIRASIRRRLGRVPAHCPALEGYELDFLATQLVFYPKVRTSDQCGKGEENYGGDKLPSDFCRWKIKTADPKQRNAFFAQPTLTSRSDPKDGTTISEPAQQHSSITSQKSRTGPDFKASSSQQLIRVRERLGDLCHFTSKSTESALSLAQSIELFMNSFSPLSTGEDESEEPLSHVDWLIEATTLTSTGVSEDPDKVKIPVVRRNSDGKWEVDVAKIDAAISLWMASIEAKKAKDAKNAQQRRDARQGLGNGRSATDVARHSGDTLPEWRRTKVGDDLRRSFGRIIGDNLNDEVLKRDISWWVDSIIAEQSDPAVEDENNSIDEGNENSSDAEGNGRLWSRARGSGVDLVIGFNGNKPHTDPARELGITSNGYLHTNLAQHFFTSFMWTVVEFLPKNCLNPGIDEIQQEVEIEGPKVFESYDFTQTWLRPKLRHRRLTKVVREMESYGLGSTTDMLLCMIPALSSRSLLPNQAIFKLMPRVGSGRGWVEIANCHKKLLETIKTDEVSEEDQFSVAIVVASMDFLSFAYEPYDEQTKPPPDLDNELKTIVEKLLSPKFITVLEKLAPVYRRQCRHRLLYNVLQYPAGPVRGLDEDFAKNILGFAQSHLRTFFRTDELMLNRRATAREFRTYEKHDIFGWTPYHYQVVDDIDRADFELFLEDSKGRAERLPSMLDNLGRSPIQIAVLVGRRDIFEAIFRHLSKEGCKKAVQASGTDDMTLLHLIAKSGSLDCLDSISPPETKALLSKKDIWGRQALHIASKLGHGEIISELLEMGSRSDELDDAGRCPVYYFVQRWKEKGPESTVQEQHSNNPEANDSPGNEFSKNLSKESFELFLKFAMEPHCRYSNGKTFLHFAVEVAGDDNIRTLVCEKGFDVEARDNDGRTPLHCAILSGRPSVVSTLIKDFRAKPSAKDSRNTTALMFAVQKNYIDVARAILDVSDPSSVNEVDDDKKAAIHYVRSREMADFLITNKCNLLATDSRGRSALHTAIERKDNVALYLLGLEDPRQVQTEPFDDNKESLLVTACRCGFSEIVPGILGLWPNIINNEDEKEGLPPISWACVGGHSDVVAKLLQHEGSERVNVNKTAWAIKYTPLHFAATLGDSKCLALLLEQSSTKIHQQGGVGETRPLRLAVRFGRKDAARMLLQDHRTAPKEQLRHIKEFTSSSSSVFQSIIGDILETFAGTSLIRDYFEWLVDITAAPGAQESINKFVVDIKRGGWKKLKTPYHLAIFLGDAEFMQILKEQDVPQGGLDEDNWSLVDYAKRFDRDGTLTSLVNHFQPLDASMEHKHKEPTTLICTSSEPIVKVTSCATKGHDYCSKVHDVKVIWLSMGSWHTCIRSDHSIPPSNKYFYFEVEVLQDSVSQIFGIGFCRLNDSDDQMPGWFKGSWGYHGDNGKLFIESRTGATPSSDFADSGKLKSGDVVGVCLNVNTGQGFCTRNGKKLNMGNAFEGHEERFKYGFSSFPGRFRDVEKDNSPQSPSHDQISTFYSTIWCSWGFKFRATLEQL